A single Microbacterium sp. YJN-G DNA region contains:
- a CDS encoding IS481 family transposase: MSHANARLTPAGRLIMVQRIQSGRAVAHVAAEMGISRTAAWRWWRRFREHGPAGLVDRSSVAHSHPRRTAACVETRVRIMRHLTRRGPMFIAGKLGLQASTVGRVLRRHEVPLLRELDPVTGTVIRATRRSAKRYEHDHPGSLIHVDVKKLGRIPDGGGWRLHGRGERPNRHRGAGYDYVHTVIDDHSRVAYAEIHDDEKGATAAAVLERAIAFYSALGVTVERVISDNAFAYRHSTAFRAVIDAHGIAQKFIRPHCPWTNGKVERLNRTLATEWAYAQPWTSNDDRRQGLTAWLDHYNLDRHHLGIGGHPPIDRINNGRGQYS, from the coding sequence GTGTCCCACGCTAATGCCCGGCTCACTCCGGCCGGCAGGTTGATCATGGTTCAGCGCATCCAGTCGGGGCGTGCGGTCGCTCATGTCGCGGCGGAGATGGGGATCTCGCGCACGGCGGCGTGGCGGTGGTGGCGCAGGTTCCGCGAGCACGGCCCGGCGGGTCTGGTGGACCGGTCGAGCGTCGCTCATTCGCATCCCCGTCGGACGGCGGCATGCGTGGAGACCCGGGTGCGGATCATGCGTCATCTGACCCGCCGCGGCCCGATGTTCATCGCGGGCAAGCTCGGCCTGCAAGCCTCGACCGTGGGGCGGGTGCTGCGCCGGCACGAGGTGCCGCTGCTGCGCGAGCTGGATCCGGTCACGGGGACGGTGATCCGCGCGACCCGTCGGTCCGCGAAACGCTACGAGCACGACCATCCTGGGTCGCTGATCCACGTGGATGTGAAGAAGCTCGGCCGTATCCCCGACGGCGGTGGATGGCGTCTGCATGGCCGTGGCGAACGCCCGAATCGGCATCGCGGTGCGGGTTATGACTATGTCCACACCGTCATCGACGACCACTCCCGCGTCGCCTATGCCGAGATCCACGACGACGAGAAAGGCGCGACCGCGGCGGCGGTCCTGGAGCGGGCCATCGCGTTCTACTCCGCTCTCGGGGTCACGGTCGAACGGGTCATCAGCGACAACGCGTTCGCCTACCGACACTCCACCGCGTTCCGCGCTGTGATCGACGCTCACGGCATCGCACAGAAGTTCATCCGACCGCACTGCCCCTGGACGAACGGGAAAGTCGAACGCCTCAACCGAACCCTCGCGACCGAGTGGGCCTACGCCCAGCCCTGGACCTCAAACGATGATCGCCGACAAGGATTGACGGCCTGGCTCGACCACTACAACCTAGACAGGCACCATCTCGGCATCGGAGGCCACCCACCCATCGACCGAATCAACAACGGTCGAGGTCAGTACAGCTAG